A DNA window from Campylobacter lari contains the following coding sequences:
- the bamD gene encoding outer membrane protein assembly factor BamD, with protein MKKLFIFSLIIAGLFLGACSSKKAEDLYNLSSMEWYQQIIKDLQEKNLEAADKHYTSMAGEHIADPLLEQTLLILAQAHISEEEYEMANFYLDEYLNKFGDSKNVAYIRYLKIKAKFDSFAVPNRNQALMLKTIEEIKEYNQNYPNVQYNDLIDTMLTKFNLAVFYLDTSIAELYQKKNREQSYEIYKQKIENSDFNKIDMIKPELPWYRKIFEEGIM; from the coding sequence ATGAAAAAACTTTTTATTTTTTCACTTATTATTGCAGGTTTATTTTTAGGAGCATGTAGCTCGAAAAAAGCTGAAGATTTATATAATCTAAGTTCTATGGAATGGTATCAACAAATTATAAAAGATTTACAAGAAAAAAATCTTGAAGCAGCTGATAAACACTATACTTCAATGGCAGGTGAACATATTGCTGATCCATTATTAGAACAAACTTTACTTATATTAGCTCAAGCTCATATTAGTGAAGAAGAATATGAAATGGCAAATTTTTATCTTGATGAATATTTAAACAAATTTGGTGATTCTAAAAATGTAGCTTATATAAGATATTTAAAAATCAAAGCTAAATTTGACTCTTTTGCTGTTCCAAATCGTAACCAAGCTTTAATGCTAAAAACAATAGAAGAAATCAAAGAATATAATCAAAACTATCCTAATGTACAATATAATGATTTAATCGATACTATGCTAACTAAATTTAATCTTGCAGTTTTTTACCTTGATACAAGTATAGCAGAGTTATATCAGAAAAAAAACAGAGAACAAAGCTATGAGATTTATAAGCAAAAAATCGAAAATTCCGATTTTAATAAAATCGATATGATTAAACCAGAACTTCCATGGTATAGAAAAATATTTGAAGAAGGTATAATGTAA
- the fliW gene encoding flagellar assembly protein FliW, translated as MNLEVKCPILGFEDTKNMNFYKIDEVFYRLKSLDGKDFSFVMIDPYMIRPDYDFEVPDYYQELLALNEQTNFGVFVIVAINEPLEESTVNFLAPVVMNYDNNSLVQVILDTSKYPNYFQSEKISAFIKQTK; from the coding sequence ATGAACTTAGAAGTTAAATGTCCTATTTTAGGTTTTGAAGATACCAAAAATATGAATTTTTATAAAATAGACGAGGTTTTTTATAGACTTAAAAGCCTTGATGGTAAAGATTTTTCTTTTGTGATGATTGATCCTTATATGATCCGTCCTGATTATGATTTTGAAGTGCCTGATTATTATCAAGAATTATTAGCTTTAAATGAGCAAACTAATTTTGGTGTGTTTGTTATAGTAGCTATTAATGAGCCATTAGAAGAATCTACGGTAAATTTTTTAGCACCTGTTGTGATGAATTATGATAATAACTCTTTAGTGCAAGTGATTTTAGATACAAGCAAATATCCTAATTATTTTCAGTCTGAAAAGATTTCAGCTTTTATTAAACAAACAAAATAA
- a CDS encoding pyrroline-5-carboxylate reductase, translating into MSEIYILGNGAMASAIAKGLEDTYKVVIVARDLKKASGLNLKVLSYDEFDMDNKNIILAFKPYALEEVAVKLKGKARWLISVLANTTFERLHCIDAQNYVKIMPNTAAEFKASTTAYLMEKDLFKDEILSLLNTFGKAISLQNEKEFDIAMVLSGCAPAFLALVAESLANAGVKNGLKNELSYELTHASFESFSALFNHAHPAIIKEKICSPAGVTIKGIEALEKRALRGTFFEAFNASLNK; encoded by the coding sequence ATGTCTGAAATTTATATTTTAGGAAATGGTGCTATGGCAAGTGCTATAGCTAAAGGTTTAGAGGATACTTATAAAGTAGTTATTGTTGCTAGGGATTTAAAAAAAGCCAGTGGTTTAAATTTAAAAGTATTATCGTATGATGAGTTTGATATGGATAATAAAAATATTATTTTGGCTTTTAAACCTTATGCGTTAGAAGAAGTAGCTGTTAAATTAAAAGGCAAGGCAAGATGGCTTATTTCGGTTTTAGCAAACACTACTTTTGAGCGGCTTCATTGTATTGATGCACAAAATTATGTGAAAATTATGCCAAATACAGCAGCCGAATTTAAAGCTTCTACAACTGCTTATTTAATGGAAAAAGATTTATTTAAAGATGAAATTTTATCTTTGTTAAATACTTTTGGTAAAGCCATAAGTTTGCAAAATGAAAAAGAATTTGATATAGCTATGGTTTTGAGCGGTTGTGCTCCTGCATTTTTAGCTTTGGTAGCAGAAAGTTTAGCTAATGCAGGTGTGAAAAATGGTTTAAAAAATGAGCTTAGTTATGAGCTTACTCACGCAAGTTTTGAAAGCTTTAGTGCTTTGTTTAATCATGCTCATCCTGCTATTATTAAAGAAAAAATTTGTTCTCCAGCAGGGGTAACTATAAAAGGAATTGAAGCTTTGGAAAAAAGAGCTTTACGCGGTACCTTTTTTGAAGCTTTTAATGCAAGTTTAAATAAATGA
- a CDS encoding prepilin-type N-terminal cleavage/methylation domain-containing protein, with the protein MKKAFSLLELALSLVILGILITILINPAMYIYNYSFNVKKSSEIFFDLNQALLSMEKIYNSCLNAIFTSNSFECYMSANDDIFYDLSLKKLNFSGIILENNESFFSPKSNLHFIENGISEGILSNYKDMHSMKKLKIYTSDYMYIYDIKNSKIYKILVDDREKIHFINEKFSGFYTILYAYVRVYLENENIYMQIDDLNHNKQVFLLAQNISKLIFKHDGELLKITICSNTQNRCLDKWMLL; encoded by the coding sequence ATGAAAAAGGCCTTTAGTTTATTGGAGCTTGCGTTAAGCCTTGTTATTTTGGGTATTTTGATTACTATTTTAATTAATCCAGCTATGTATATTTATAATTATAGTTTTAATGTTAAAAAATCTAGTGAAATATTTTTTGATTTAAATCAAGCTTTACTTAGCATGGAGAAAATTTATAATTCTTGCTTGAATGCAATATTTACAAGTAATTCTTTTGAGTGTTATATGAGCGCAAATGATGATATTTTTTATGATTTGTCATTAAAAAAATTAAACTTCAGTGGTATTATTTTAGAAAATAATGAAAGTTTTTTTAGTCCAAAAAGTAATTTGCATTTTATAGAAAATGGAATTTCTGAAGGAATTTTGAGCAATTATAAAGATATGCATAGTATGAAGAAGTTGAAAATATATACTAGTGATTATATGTATATTTATGATATAAAAAATTCAAAAATCTATAAAATATTAGTTGATGATAGAGAGAAAATCCATTTTATTAATGAGAAATTTAGTGGATTTTATACTATTTTATATGCTTATGTTAGAGTATATTTAGAAAATGAAAATATTTATATGCAAATAGATGATTTAAATCATAACAAACAAGTATTTTTATTAGCTCAAAATATTTCAAAACTTATTTTCAAGCATGATGGCGAGTTATTAAAAATTACAATTTGCAGTAATACTCAAAATAGATGTTTAGATAAATGGATGCTTTTGTGA
- a CDS encoding MarC family protein: MFSDIESEIYVILLASVAIIAVLNPFGNLPQFIAMTEGLDADTRKKLFRNIIYTAFCIVLVFLLSGPFIMKYLFKIDINDLRVAGGLILIIMSTKNLLFTPSSTQFQHYQGLSHKELLKKSIVPMAFPMLVGPGTLSTIVVISEDQNLAIAIASVLLTFAFIFALFHFSATIEKVIGKLVLYVFSRIALVFIMAMGVKMIAIGIQTYIQST; this comes from the coding sequence ATGTTTTCAGATATAGAATCTGAAATTTATGTTATTTTACTTGCATCCGTTGCTATTATAGCGGTTTTAAATCCTTTTGGAAATCTTCCACAATTTATTGCAATGACTGAAGGTTTAGATGCTGATACAAGAAAAAAACTTTTTAGAAATATCATTTACACTGCATTTTGTATTGTTTTAGTTTTTTTACTTTCTGGACCATTTATCATGAAATATTTATTTAAAATAGATATTAATGATTTACGAGTTGCAGGTGGTTTGATTTTAATCATTATGAGTACAAAAAATCTACTTTTCACCCCATCAAGCACTCAATTTCAACACTATCAAGGATTAAGCCACAAAGAATTATTAAAAAAAAGTATAGTACCAATGGCATTTCCTATGCTTGTAGGACCTGGAACACTTTCTACCATAGTAGTTATTTCAGAAGATCAAAATTTAGCTATAGCCATAGCTTCTGTATTACTTACTTTTGCTTTTATTTTTGCCTTATTTCACTTTTCAGCTACTATTGAAAAAGTTATCGGTAAGCTTGTGCTTTATGTTTTTTCACGCATTGCTTTAGTTTTTATTATGGCTATGGGAGTAAAAATGATAGCTATTGGAATTCAAACTTACATTCAATCTACCTAG
- the rpsR gene encoding 30S ribosomal protein S18 — MAEKRKYSRKYCKYTEAKVDFIDYKDTALLKHALSERFKIMPRRLTGTSKKHQEMVEVAIKRARHVALIPYIVDRKEVVTNPFEGL, encoded by the coding sequence ATGGCAGAAAAAAGAAAATACTCACGCAAATATTGTAAATATACTGAAGCTAAAGTTGATTTTATAGACTATAAAGATACAGCATTGCTAAAACATGCTTTATCAGAAAGATTTAAAATTATGCCACGCCGTTTAACAGGTACTAGCAAAAAACACCAAGAAATGGTTGAAGTTGCTATTAAGCGTGCAAGACATGTAGCACTTATCCCTTATATCGTAGATAGAAAAGAAGTTGTTACTAATCCTTTTGAAGGACTATAA
- a CDS encoding single-stranded DNA-binding protein yields the protein MFNKVVLVGNLTRDIEMRYAPSGSAIGSSAIAVTRRFSTNTGEKREETCFIDISFFGRTAEIANQYLNKGSKILIEGRLRFEQWSDQNGQNRSKHSIQVENLEMLGSTVQNNQQSNFENQNYGYNQNFNQQQSFDPYAQVQTRTNSSNNTYQNPQKEAPMKEIDIDKYDDDTELPF from the coding sequence ATGTTTAATAAAGTCGTTTTAGTAGGGAATCTTACAAGGGACATAGAAATGCGTTATGCTCCATCAGGTAGCGCAATAGGCTCTTCTGCTATAGCTGTAACAAGAAGATTTAGTACAAATACAGGAGAAAAAAGAGAGGAAACCTGCTTTATCGACATTAGCTTTTTTGGAAGAACTGCAGAAATTGCTAATCAATACCTTAATAAAGGTAGTAAAATTTTAATCGAAGGTCGTTTGAGATTTGAGCAATGGAGCGATCAAAATGGACAAAACAGATCAAAACATAGTATTCAAGTTGAAAATTTAGAAATGCTGGGTTCAACTGTGCAAAATAATCAACAAAGTAATTTTGAAAATCAAAATTATGGTTATAATCAAAATTTTAATCAACAACAAAGCTTTGATCCTTATGCTCAAGTACAAACTAGAACAAATTCATCTAATAATACCTATCAAAATCCTCAAAAGGAAGCCCCTATGAAGGAAATTGATATTGATAAATATGATGATGATACAGAATTACCATTTTAA
- the rpsF gene encoding 30S ribosomal protein S6, whose product MRHYEVLFILKPTLTEEEVSAKLEFVKEVLTKNGAEIESVVPMGTRKLAYKIKKYERGTYFVIYFKAPTNLIAELERVLRITEEVIRFLIVKYENKKEIAAWERLSKGIKQNKKEIKASESTEG is encoded by the coding sequence ATGAGACATTATGAAGTTTTATTCATATTAAAACCAACACTTACAGAAGAAGAAGTAAGTGCTAAGTTGGAATTCGTAAAAGAAGTCCTTACAAAAAATGGCGCAGAAATTGAAAGCGTAGTTCCAATGGGAACAAGAAAACTTGCATACAAAATTAAAAAATATGAAAGAGGAACTTATTTTGTGATTTATTTCAAAGCTCCTACAAATTTAATAGCAGAGCTTGAAAGGGTATTAAGAATCACTGAAGAAGTAATCAGATTTTTAATCGTAAAATATGAAAATAAAAAAGAAATTGCAGCTTGGGAAAGACTAAGCAAGGGTATCAAACAAAATAAAAAAGAAATTAAAGCTAGTGAAAGTACAGAAGGCTAA
- the holA gene encoding DNA polymerase III subunit delta: MYKNQLQSLLNSNNFPNYFLLYGADNFQIELYTKFIKDKYSFDESLRFYFEEYDFKQAYDYLSSASLFSERKLLEIKTQKKIPSKELKQLLQLCQNSQDNYFLLEIYDENSKQSEAEKIFANNFCRFYKVNSAKEGMELLALKAKELNINITQNALYTLFYNFNENLYLAANELNKFSGLNIDEKIIQEHCYSLSTISFESFFDKLMQKKDLRNELESILENYNEIVLINALYANFSRLFKIALHVKIYGNLDLKEILGYAPPISVAQNLQKQALMIKISQYKNIFLILCNCEYELKKNSKIEKKEFLIATLLQLSSILKS; encoded by the coding sequence ATGTATAAAAATCAACTCCAAAGCTTACTTAATAGCAATAATTTTCCTAATTATTTCTTACTTTATGGAGCGGATAATTTCCAAATAGAGCTTTATACTAAATTTATTAAAGACAAATACTCTTTTGATGAGAGTTTAAGATTTTATTTTGAAGAATATGATTTTAAGCAAGCATATGATTATTTATCTAGCGCTTCCTTATTTAGCGAAAGAAAATTGCTAGAAATCAAAACTCAAAAGAAAATCCCAAGTAAAGAACTCAAGCAACTTTTACAGCTTTGTCAAAATTCGCAAGATAATTATTTTTTACTTGAAATTTATGATGAAAACTCCAAACAAAGTGAAGCGGAGAAAATTTTTGCTAATAATTTTTGTAGATTTTATAAAGTAAATTCAGCTAAGGAAGGCATGGAATTGCTAGCTTTAAAAGCTAAAGAATTAAATATTAACATTACTCAAAATGCCCTTTATACTCTTTTTTATAATTTTAATGAAAATTTATATTTAGCGGCTAATGAGTTAAATAAATTTAGTGGTCTAAATATCGATGAAAAAATCATCCAAGAGCATTGTTATAGTTTAAGTACTATTAGTTTTGAAAGTTTTTTTGATAAATTAATGCAAAAAAAAGATTTAAGGAATGAACTTGAAAGTATTTTAGAAAATTACAATGAAATAGTATTGATTAATGCCTTATATGCAAATTTTTCTAGACTTTTTAAAATTGCACTACATGTTAAAATTTATGGAAATTTAGACTTGAAAGAAATTTTAGGCTATGCTCCACCTATTTCTGTGGCACAAAATCTTCAAAAACAAGCTCTTATGATCAAAATATCACAATATAAAAATATCTTTCTGATACTTTGTAATTGCGAATATGAATTAAAAAAGAATTCTAAAATAGAAAAAAAAGAATTTTTAATCGCAACACTTTTACAACTTAGCTCCATATTAAAAAGTTAA
- a CDS encoding VacB/RNase II family 3'-5' exoribonuclease → MKELFNQLSYGLNADEITNKSKQIIRELLTCDIIKFYKNKYYLKDGFTFGKIDISANGTGFLESFDPVFKRDLLIENKNLKGANYADIVVAKLLPLKKKRPSAKVILILKRAHETSLVITKKYGEAVLGVNIQTGLTCALKASQKSLKTLPLGTILKIENHDNNITEVIGHIDDDFVDEKISLALFNKNAVFDNLCENEARAYGNEVDASMYPSRKDLRNLNFCTIDPIDAKDFDDAIYYDKNEHAIYVAIADVSAYVHAYSAIDKEARSRGFSIYFPHIAIPMLPRALSENICSLKPNEDRLAFCFKISLDQNNEVIKEELFEAIINSKRRFNYDEVDEYLQTQEDLGAINWLYEVFKITQNLRKKRLKNACEFKTQELRMTLDENNKLIKTRLENDTASHNLIEDCMLLANKAAAKLIDIGVFRNHLSPDYKKIDQLLADLSTLSIDINPKNNVIELFKDIQVLANELNIREEVDKLIIKAQKKAEYSSENAGHFGLGFDKYTHFTSPIRRYSDLILHRLLKAKINNDEKMFNYLLLNIQSTCEELSLLEREADKVAWHFMDRKFARWAKENIGKRFKALVVENQSSLQVKLNDEIKGALITIIGSRANLLENIEVEITEVDIVSAKIFGKITKHFSLERNQNV, encoded by the coding sequence ATGAAAGAATTATTTAATCAACTAAGCTATGGTCTAAATGCTGATGAAATTACCAATAAAAGCAAGCAAATCATTAGAGAGTTGCTAACTTGTGATATCATTAAATTTTATAAAAACAAATACTATTTAAAAGATGGCTTTACTTTTGGTAAGATTGATATTTCAGCTAATGGAACGGGATTTTTAGAAAGTTTTGATCCTGTTTTTAAGCGTGATTTGCTCATAGAAAATAAAAATTTAAAAGGAGCAAATTATGCTGACATAGTTGTGGCAAAATTACTTCCTCTTAAAAAAAAGCGTCCAAGTGCTAAAGTTATTTTAATACTTAAAAGAGCCCATGAAACTTCTTTGGTTATAACTAAAAAATACGGCGAAGCAGTCCTTGGAGTAAATATTCAAACAGGACTCACATGTGCCTTAAAAGCCTCTCAAAAATCCTTAAAAACTCTACCTTTAGGAACTATTTTAAAAATAGAAAATCATGATAATAATATCACTGAAGTGATAGGGCATATTGATGATGATTTTGTAGATGAAAAAATTTCCTTAGCACTTTTTAATAAAAATGCAGTTTTTGATAATTTATGTGAAAATGAAGCAAGAGCTTATGGAAATGAAGTTGATGCAAGTATGTATCCATCAAGAAAAGATCTTAGAAATTTAAATTTTTGCACCATTGATCCAATTGATGCAAAAGATTTTGATGATGCAATTTATTATGATAAAAATGAGCATGCTATTTATGTAGCCATAGCTGATGTAAGCGCTTATGTGCATGCTTATAGCGCTATTGATAAAGAAGCAAGATCAAGGGGTTTTTCGATTTATTTTCCTCATATTGCTATACCTATGTTACCAAGAGCTTTGAGTGAAAATATTTGCTCACTAAAACCTAATGAAGATAGATTAGCATTTTGTTTTAAAATAAGCTTAGATCAAAATAATGAAGTGATTAAAGAAGAGCTTTTTGAGGCTATTATCAACTCAAAACGCCGTTTTAATTACGATGAAGTTGATGAGTATTTACAAACGCAAGAAGATTTAGGCGCAATCAATTGGCTTTATGAGGTTTTCAAAATCACTCAAAATTTACGAAAAAAACGATTAAAAAATGCTTGTGAGTTTAAAACCCAAGAGCTAAGAATGACTTTAGATGAAAATAATAAACTCATAAAAACACGCCTTGAAAATGACACGGCCTCGCATAATTTAATCGAAGATTGTATGCTTTTAGCTAATAAAGCTGCAGCAAAACTCATTGATATAGGAGTTTTTAGAAATCACTTAAGTCCTGATTATAAAAAAATAGATCAATTACTAGCTGATCTTTCAACACTTAGTATAGATATTAATCCTAAAAATAATGTCATAGAATTATTTAAAGACATTCAAGTCTTAGCAAATGAGCTAAATATAAGAGAAGAAGTAGATAAACTCATCATCAAGGCGCAAAAAAAAGCAGAATATTCTAGTGAAAATGCAGGACATTTTGGCTTAGGTTTTGATAAATATACCCATTTTACAAGTCCTATTAGAAGATATTCTGATCTTATATTGCATAGACTTTTAAAAGCTAAAATCAATAATGATGAAAAAATGTTTAATTATTTGCTTTTAAATATACAAAGTACTTGCGAGGAATTAAGTTTATTAGAAAGAGAAGCAGATAAGGTTGCTTGGCATTTTATGGATAGAAAATTTGCAAGATGGGCAAAAGAAAATATAGGAAAAAGATTTAAGGCTTTAGTGGTAGAAAATCAAAGTTCATTGCAAGTAAAATTAAATGATGAAATTAAGGGAGCTTTGATTACCATCATAGGTTCAAGGGCAAATTTATTAGAAAATATAGAAGTAGAAATCACTGAAGTAGATATTGTTAGTGCTAAAATTTTTGGCAAAATCACCAAGCATTTTAGTTTAGAAAGAAACCAAAATGTATAA
- the ilvC gene encoding ketol-acid reductoisomerase has protein sequence MAVSIYYDKDCDINLIKSKKVAIIGFGSQGHAHAMNLRDSGVEVIIGLKEGGQSWAKAQKANFIVKSVKEATKEADLIMILAPDEIQSEIFNEEIKPELKAGKTLAFAHGFNIHYGQIVAPKGIDVIMIAPKAPGHTVRHEFSIGGGTPCLIAIHQDESKNAKNLALSYASAIGGGRTGIIETTFKAETETDLFGEQAVLCGGLSALIQAGFETLVEAGYEPEMAYFECLHEMKLIVDLIYQGGIADMRYSVSNTAEYGDYITGPKIITKETKEAMKGVLKDIQNGSFAKDFILERRANFARMHAERKLMNDSLIEKTGRELRAMMPWISAKKLVDKDKN, from the coding sequence ATGGCTGTGTCAATTTATTATGATAAAGATTGTGATATTAATTTAATAAAATCAAAAAAAGTAGCTATTATAGGTTTTGGCTCTCAAGGTCATGCTCATGCTATGAATTTAAGAGATAGTGGTGTAGAAGTGATCATAGGCTTAAAAGAGGGTGGGCAAAGTTGGGCAAAAGCTCAAAAAGCAAATTTTATAGTAAAAAGTGTAAAAGAAGCTACTAAAGAAGCAGATTTGATTATGATTTTAGCTCCTGATGAAATTCAAAGTGAAATTTTTAATGAAGAAATTAAACCTGAATTAAAAGCAGGTAAAACTTTAGCATTTGCACATGGATTTAATATCCATTATGGACAAATTGTTGCTCCAAAAGGTATAGATGTGATTATGATAGCTCCTAAAGCTCCAGGTCATACTGTAAGACATGAATTTAGTATAGGCGGGGGCACTCCTTGCTTAATTGCTATCCACCAAGATGAAAGTAAAAATGCTAAAAATTTAGCTTTAAGTTATGCTAGTGCTATAGGTGGTGGTAGAACAGGTATTATAGAAACGACTTTTAAAGCTGAAACTGAAACAGATTTATTTGGCGAACAAGCGGTGCTTTGTGGAGGACTTAGTGCTTTAATCCAAGCTGGTTTTGAAACCTTAGTTGAAGCAGGGTATGAACCTGAAATGGCGTATTTTGAGTGTTTACATGAAATGAAATTAATTGTGGATTTGATTTATCAAGGCGGTATTGCTGATATGAGATATTCTGTTTCTAATACAGCTGAATATGGAGATTATATCACAGGGCCTAAGATTATTACCAAAGAAACTAAAGAGGCTATGAAAGGTGTTTTAAAAGACATACAAAATGGAAGTTTTGCTAAAGATTTTATCTTAGAAAGAAGAGCAAATTTTGCAAGAATGCACGCAGAGCGTAAATTAATGAATGATTCTTTGATAGAAAAAACAGGACGCGAACTTCGCGCTATGATGCCTTGGATTAGCGCTAAAAAATTAGTTGATAAAGATAAAAACTAA
- a CDS encoding divergent polysaccharide deacetylase family protein, which produces MNKKYKVLLALCLIVFGIFLFAFGALFLKKEENKGLDYNQTINKKEPLPIIEQENNFSFNDINLTLENENLEFLDKNISEILNLNPVNTELNQTKEDNQTSILEVIDQNTSKESKNEEQNISDKSEDNKTQILVQKNTKPRLAIIIDDMASHTHVDMLKKTNLKLIPSFFPPDKRHPYTAEFAKDFDFFMVHLPLAAIKYDKAELNTLHPSDDIEKISKRVAFVKEQFPKVKFINNHTGSLFTANKQAMEKLFNAFKQNDFIFVDSRTIGNSKAKNLASQFNQPYIARDVFLDNEDDIAYIKNQLKQAVEEARKKGFAIAIGHPREKTFKALVQSKDLLNSVELVYLNEIY; this is translated from the coding sequence ATAAATAAAAAATACAAAGTGCTTCTAGCGCTTTGTCTTATTGTGTTTGGAATTTTTCTTTTTGCATTTGGAGCTTTATTTTTAAAAAAAGAAGAAAATAAAGGTTTAGATTACAATCAAACAATAAACAAAAAAGAACCATTACCTATAATAGAACAAGAAAATAATTTTAGTTTTAATGATATAAATTTGACTTTAGAAAATGAAAATTTAGAATTTTTAGATAAAAATATTAGTGAAATTTTAAATTTAAACCCTGTAAATACAGAGTTAAATCAAACTAAAGAAGATAATCAAACTTCAATTTTAGAAGTAATAGATCAAAATACAAGCAAAGAATCAAAAAATGAAGAGCAAAATATATCAGATAAAAGCGAGGATAACAAAACTCAAATTCTAGTACAAAAAAATACCAAGCCTCGTCTAGCAATTATTATAGATGATATGGCAAGTCACACTCATGTAGATATGCTTAAAAAAACAAATTTAAAATTAATCCCATCTTTTTTTCCACCTGATAAACGCCATCCTTATACAGCTGAGTTTGCAAAGGATTTTGACTTTTTTATGGTGCATTTGCCTCTTGCTGCTATAAAATATGACAAGGCAGAATTAAACACTTTACACCCTAGTGATGATATAGAAAAAATAAGCAAGCGCGTAGCTTTTGTAAAAGAACAATTTCCAAAGGTAAAATTTATTAACAACCATACAGGAAGTTTATTTACTGCAAATAAGCAGGCTATGGAAAAATTATTTAATGCTTTTAAACAAAATGATTTTATTTTTGTAGATTCAAGAACCATAGGAAATTCTAAAGCTAAAAATTTAGCAAGTCAATTTAATCAGCCTTATATAGCTAGAGATGTTTTTTTGGATAATGAAGATGATATAGCATATATTAAAAATCAACTCAAACAAGCAGTAGAAGAGGCAAGAAAGAAAGGTTTTGCTATAGCTATTGGTCATCCAAGAGAAAAGACTTTTAAAGCTTTGGTGCAAAGTAAAGATTTATTAAATTCAGTTGAACTTGTATATTTAAATGAAATTTATTGA
- a CDS encoding DNA-processing protein DprA: MKFIENIEDFKNLLNPPSKIYYKGNLELLNARKVAIIGSRKMSVYTKNCLIELVSLLKKTKVCVVSGGALGVDIQAAKIAYPQTIAIFANGLDEIYPKANTNEILNIYENALALSENEAKYKAKPYDFLLRNRLIIALSEVVIIAQADLKSGSMQSARLALSMNKPIYVLPHRKDESEGTNLLLAAKKANLIHNFEEFAKMFGELYQEQSEDDLLSFLKHENDLEKVLKKFGDRVYEYELEGLVEISGVKIRACI; the protein is encoded by the coding sequence ATGAAATTTATTGAGAATATTGAAGATTTTAAAAATCTTTTAAATCCACCTTCAAAGATTTATTATAAAGGCAATTTGGAGCTTTTAAATGCTAGAAAAGTAGCTATTATAGGTTCTAGAAAAATGAGCGTTTATACTAAAAATTGTCTCATTGAGTTAGTATCTTTGTTAAAAAAGACTAAGGTTTGTGTAGTAAGTGGTGGGGCTTTGGGTGTGGATATCCAAGCAGCTAAAATAGCTTATCCTCAAACTATAGCCATATTTGCTAATGGACTTGATGAGATTTATCCAAAAGCTAATACAAATGAAATTTTAAATATTTATGAAAATGCATTAGCTTTAAGTGAAAATGAAGCAAAATATAAAGCAAAGCCATATGATTTTTTATTAAGAAATAGGCTTATTATTGCTTTAAGTGAGGTTGTTATAATAGCTCAAGCTGATTTAAAAAGTGGTTCTATGCAAAGTGCAAGGCTTGCTTTGAGTATGAATAAACCTATATATGTATTACCTCATAGGAAAGATGAAAGTGAAGGAACAAATTTACTTTTAGCCGCAAAAAAAGCAAATTTAATTCATAATTTTGAGGAATTTGCAAAAATGTTTGGAGAGCTTTATCAAGAGCAAAGTGAGGATGATTTGTTAAGCTTTTTAAAGCATGAAAATGATTTAGAAAAAGTTTTGAAAAAATTTGGTGATAGAGTTTATGAATATGAACTTGAGGGTCTGGTGGAAATTTCTGGAGTGAAAATAAGAGCTTGCATATGA